One Thermicanus aegyptius DSM 12793 DNA segment encodes these proteins:
- a CDS encoding MerR family transcriptional regulator: protein MSMKVKEVAELVGVSVRTLHHYDQIGLLTPKETTYSGYRLYSEEDLEKLQQILFFRELDFSLKEIKTIINSPSFNQQEALILQRKMLIEKRNRVDKMIETIDKTIKHTMGEIKMSNEERFEGINFRLNQYEQEARMRWGDQPVDEISAKLRDMAIDEQQDLSQNWDVIFNKLVQLRNYSPNSQEVQKTIKEWYDFLNKNFGKYSLDAFQGLGQLYIEDERFTQNIDQYSEGLAKFMSEAMKIFSVNQKKKGGSNANSN from the coding sequence ATGAGTATGAAAGTAAAAGAAGTAGCTGAATTGGTTGGTGTTAGTGTTCGTACACTTCATCATTATGATCAGATTGGGTTATTAACTCCAAAAGAAACCACCTATTCTGGCTATCGGCTTTATTCTGAAGAGGATCTTGAAAAATTACAGCAAATTTTATTTTTCAGAGAGCTTGATTTCTCCTTGAAGGAGATTAAAACGATTATCAATAGCCCTTCATTTAATCAACAGGAAGCGTTAATCTTACAACGGAAAATGTTAATTGAGAAACGAAATAGAGTCGATAAAATGATTGAAACCATTGATAAAACGATTAAACACACGATGGGAGAAATTAAAATGTCGAACGAAGAAAGGTTTGAGGGTATTAACTTTAGACTCAACCAGTATGAACAAGAGGCTCGCATGCGTTGGGGGGATCAACCTGTTGATGAGATAAGCGCAAAATTAAGAGACATGGCTATAGATGAACAACAAGATTTATCTCAAAATTGGGATGTGATTTTCAATAAACTTGTACAACTTCGCAATTATTCTCCTAACTCGCAAGAAGTACAAAAAACGATTAAAGAATGGTATGACTTTTTAAATAAGAATTTTGGTAAGTATTCTCTTGATGCCTTCCAAGGATTAGGCCAACTCTATATTGAAGATGAACGCTTTACACAAAACATTGATCAGTATAGTGAAGGATTGGCCAAGTTTATGAGTGAGGCAATGAAAATTTTTTCAGTAAATCAAAAGAAGAAAGGTGGTAGCAATGCAAATAGTAATTGA
- a CDS encoding recombinase family protein, translating into MAVSRNVTVIPAIKRIGNNKNSESKPKIRVAAYCRVSTDSEEQASSYDIQIEHYTNYIKKNKEWELAGIFADDGITGTNTKKRDEFNRMIEECMAGNIDMIITKSISRFARNTLDCLKYIRQLKDKNIAVFFEKENINTLDSKGEIMLTIMASLAQQESQSLSQNVKLGIQYRYQQGEVQVNHKRFLGYTKDENKQLVIDPEGAEVVKRIYREYLEGASLLQIARGLEADGILTAAGKAKWRPETLKKILQNEKYIGDALLQKTYTVDFLSKKRVKNNGIVPQYYVENSHEPIIPRDLFMQVQEEMVRRANLRGGKGGKKRVYSSKYALSSIVYCGQCGDIYRRVHWNNRGYKSIVWRCVSRLEEKDSECTAPTINEETLQTAVVKAINELLANKEPFLSTLQKNIATIFNEENDHTTDDIDGKLEELQQQLLIQAKSKNDYEDVADEIYHLRELKQNALVENAEREGKRQRIADMTDFLNEQSCELEEYDEQLVRRLIEKVTIYEDKLTVEFKSGIEIGIEI; encoded by the coding sequence GTGGCAGTGAGTAGGAATGTAACAGTCATTCCAGCAATTAAACGAATCGGAAATAATAAAAATAGTGAAAGCAAACCCAAAATACGAGTGGCCGCTTATTGCCGTGTTTCAACGGATAGTGAGGAGCAAGCTTCAAGTTATGACATACAGATTGAACATTATACAAATTATATTAAGAAAAACAAGGAATGGGAATTGGCAGGGATTTTTGCGGATGATGGCATCACAGGTACAAATACCAAAAAGCGAGATGAATTCAACCGCATGATTGAAGAGTGCATGGCAGGAAATATTGATATGATCATCACAAAATCCATCAGCCGATTTGCCAGAAACACGTTGGACTGCCTTAAATATATCCGGCAGTTAAAGGATAAAAACATCGCCGTATTCTTCGAGAAAGAGAATATCAACACACTAGATTCCAAGGGCGAAATCATGCTGACCATTATGGCATCCCTTGCCCAACAGGAAAGCCAGTCCTTAAGCCAGAACGTAAAGCTGGGTATTCAGTATCGATATCAGCAAGGCGAAGTCCAGGTGAATCACAAGCGTTTCCTTGGATACACCAAGGATGAAAACAAGCAATTAGTGATTGACCCAGAGGGTGCTGAGGTTGTTAAACGGATTTACAGGGAGTACCTAGAGGGAGCCAGCCTTTTACAAATAGCAAGAGGACTAGAAGCAGACGGTATTCTAACAGCGGCAGGCAAAGCCAAATGGAGACCAGAAACACTGAAAAAGATACTGCAGAATGAAAAATACATCGGTGATGCCCTTCTACAAAAAACATATACGGTTGATTTCCTTTCTAAAAAGCGAGTCAAGAATAACGGCATCGTTCCCCAGTATTATGTGGAAAACAGCCATGAGCCTATCATTCCACGCGACCTTTTTATGCAGGTTCAAGAAGAGATGGTTCGAAGAGCGAATCTTCGGGGTGGCAAGGGCGGTAAAAAGAGAGTATATAGCAGTAAGTATGCTTTATCGAGTATTGTTTACTGCGGACAGTGCGGTGATATTTACAGACGGGTACATTGGAATAACCGAGGATACAAGTCAATTGTTTGGCGATGCGTCAGCCGTCTGGAGGAGAAGGATTCTGAATGCACTGCCCCTACCATAAATGAGGAAACATTGCAGACAGCAGTGGTTAAGGCTATTAACGAACTTTTGGCTAACAAAGAACCATTCCTCTCAACCTTACAGAAAAACATAGCTACTATATTTAATGAAGAAAATGATCATACCACCGATGATATTGATGGCAAATTGGAAGAATTACAGCAACAGCTTCTTATCCAAGCAAAGTCAAAGAATGACTATGAGGATGTGGCTGATGAAATTTACCACCTTCGTGAATTGAAGCAAAATGCACTTGTAGAGAATGCAGAGCGAGAAGGGAAAAGGCAACGAATCGCTGATATGACTGATTTCTTGAATGAACAATCCTGCGAATTGGAGGAGTATGATGAACAGTTAGTAAGGCGACTTATTGAGAAAGTAACGATATATGAAGATAAGCTCACCGTTGAATTCAAGTCTGGGATTGAGATAGGCATAGAAATATAA